One genomic region from Mauremys reevesii isolate NIE-2019 linkage group 7, ASM1616193v1, whole genome shotgun sequence encodes:
- the SFRP5 gene encoding secreted frizzled-related protein 5 encodes MQLPNLLEHDSLAEVKQQAGAWVPLLAKRCHGDTQLFLCSLFAPVCLEQPVYPCRSLCQVVRASCAPLMEAFGFPWPDMLHCARFPPDHQLCIAVQFGSSQATPPPASRICPQCETEQKAEGMMEQMCASDFVLKTRLRELQAEGGERRLAAAPKRKLLKRGPLQRPDTRRLVLHMRNAAACPCPQLADLRRPFLVLGRKAGGRLLLGALYRWERGNREMRFALKFMFSYPCPPRYAPLPGAEQP; translated from the exons ATGCAGCTGCCCAACCTGCTGGAGCACGACTCCCTGGCCGAGGTGAAGCAGCAGGCGGGCGCCTGGGTGCCCCTGCTCGCCAAGCGGTGCCACGGCGACACCCAGCTCTTCCTGTGCTCGCTCTTCGCGCCCGTCTGCCTGGAGCAGCCCGTCTACCCCTGCCGCTCGCTCTGCCAGGTGGTGCGGGCCTCCTGCGCCCCCCTCATGGAGGCCTTCGGCTTCCCCTGGCCTGACATGCTGCACTGCGCCCGCTTCCCCCCCGACCACCAGCTCTGCATCGCCGTGCAGTTCGGGAGCAGCCAGGCCACCCCGCCGCCAG cctcCAGGATCTGCCCGCAGTGCGAGACGGAGCAGAAAGCAGAGGGCATGATGGAGCAGATGTGTGCTAGTGACTTCG TGCTGAAGACGCGGCTCCGGGAGCTGCAGGCGGAGGGTGGCGAGCGCCGCCTGGCGGCCGCCCCGAAGAGGAAGCTGCTGAAGCGGGGTCCCCTGCAGCGCCCCGACACCCGGCGCCTGGTGCTGCACATGCGGAACGCGGCCgcctgcccctgcccgcagctggCCGACCTGCGCCGCCCCTTCCTGGTGCTGGGCCGCAAGGCGGGCgggcggctgctgctgggggctctgtacCGCTGGGAGCGCGGCAACCGGGAGATGCGCTTCGCCCTCAAGTTCATGTTCTCCTACCCCTGCCCCCCGCGCTATGCCCCGCTCCCCGGGGCCGAGCAGCCCTAG